Below is a genomic region from Medicago truncatula cultivar Jemalong A17 chromosome 3, MtrunA17r5.0-ANR, whole genome shotgun sequence.
tttggCGTGAAACCTTCCAAGCATTCACAAATTGGAGATTCATTAATATTGCAGTTAGAGTTGATCCCACAACAGGCATACTCTTCACACTGGTCTATAGGACGAGTAGCTGTAGCCTCCCAATTTTGTGTCCAATCCGACCATATAAAACGTTGTGGAGTTCCATATGTATCTAGCACAAATCTAGTAATAATGAAATTGGTCCACGTTTGATATTGATATGTGACTTCTTTGTCAGTAATCACAAATGAGTAATTCAAGACCCTATTAATTCTTTGCCAAAACTCATATCCATTCCATGACCCTCCTCTATACATAATTGTTGTTCCCTTTGCAATAACTTGTTGAGGAAAACCATGAGTATCGATCCTATACGAAAACTCACCTACAGCAGGATCTTCAGAGGTTCTCCAAGAAGTGAGATATCTATATGGACCAGTCACTAAGTTACTTTTCAGCTTCATTCCAGCAAGCAACGTGTCACCAGGATAATCAAAGCTTTCCCACAAAAACTCCTCATCCTCACTGCTGCTATTTGCATCTTTTACAACAAGGTTTCCTGAATCCAACAACTGCAATACTGATTTTCCCACAATTCTTGATGAATTGGAGGACCAGATAACGCCTTTGGAGCCATCAACAATAACAAGAGTTCCCTGACCATTGAGTTTCAGCATCGCTGTTGAGTTTTGTACAGGCGTATTTCTATTGGCAACCCACACAATAGTCCTTGGTGATATGTTCTTGTACCATATACCGAAGTATTGGCGTAGTGGATCTCTAAAGTTGAAAAATCCTGCTTCAAACAATCCATCTCCAGAAACAAGTGTATCACTGTATTGCATAAACTGATTTGAAGCAATGGTAGTAAGAGTTTTATGTTTAGAGTAAGTGGGCATGGCCATGAAGCAAAAGAAGAAAGTAAACACCATTAGCATTAGCACCTTATTATGGTTCTCCATTGTGTTTGTGTCGATTTGTCCtcgttattttcattttatcaaattcCAAATTCAATGTTTAGAGTCATGCTTATGTCTTCCCATGTAACTCCAAACTTGCGAGTGTAACGTTAACTACTGAATTTCTTGTTCGTGGCAATAAAACAGATAACCACCCAAGTACGCAATGAAATAAAGACCAGAGAACCAATCATTCTctctcatttaaataatttattttaatcattcatcaaTCTCCTATACATTAAAGTTACCGTCTGTTTCACCGCCTGAGGAGAACCAATCATTCTCTACAGCAACACCGTCTGtttcaaactcatttaaaaCAAAGTCTTCCCATGTGCTTCTCCACATGAAAATGATGTAAGGTCTAAACTccaaacaacagcagcagcagcagcaagcTTGCGATGTACAAATTAAAGTCTTATTCAGCTTTCCTTGTAGAGTTGCCTGTGAAATGGGTTAGTCTAATATTAGACGCAACTACTCATAAACGTGTACAATGCAGAGACCTCAAACATAACATAGAGTAATGACTGAGTTGTCCTTAGACTTGATAATGATACAATTCAAGAAAAATGCTTCTCATAGTAACCGTTTTAGTAAACTCACACgatatataaattattagtCAGGAAACTAAAggcaagaaaaacaaatattattttaattgtttatcaatAAATCGTTAAAACTTAAAACAGACCTCATCATTCCTAGGGACAATGAAACATAGTAGGGAGAAGTGGTCCCTATCTAAGCGCTCAGGTATAAAGTTTCATCACCTTGAATGATACTAGCACCTAAAAACATACTAGCTATATTCTTAAATCTATGACACATTTAAAACCACATCCATACACATAGTAGAAATCAAATTAgggaaaagaaaatgatatcatttattataatttatgttAATCTAGTTTCCCTGCATATATGTCTTGATACAACAAAAGCAACATGCTTCTCATAGTTTTCATTACACAAAATGAAGCAAGGCCAGTTCATGATAGATTACAAAATTTCCCAAGAGTATTATTGAGACATTGGCACAATGGGAGGAAAATATTATCTGCTAAGTGCTTAATGAGTGAAAATGAAGAATTAAAACTGGTAAATTCTAAGGCAGtaaaattacatttatttataaaccCCCACCATTTCTGAGCAGTTTTTGTACTCCTacaattcaaaccaaaatgcTGTTTGTGTGTCATTCTTCAGTTATGCAAATGAGCAATCTTTGGTTAAGTTCACATCTAAATCTTCTGTTTCAGAACATGGCGCAGCTGAACCTTGTTGCTTTCTATCCTAGCCTCCATAAGTCTTGCTTTCAAACTACCCTTCGGTCCTGTGCGAGGAATGCATCCTTTCATGCCTCGATTATGCACGCTTCCCGAATCGGGAGAACTTAACTGACATAAAATGTCTTGGGGGCTTAGTCCACCTTTATCAACTCCCCATTCAGGAGACATGATGCCACCATTAGATACCTTTCCATTTGAAAGCCTCCCGTTCATTCCATCCATAGAGATTATCTTGTAATTGTCCTCATTGGTTGGTCCTGACCTCCAAAGCCTAGCTATGGATGATATCCTCTTCGATTGCTTCGTTGGTACTGAATATACTTCACTTATTTCAGTTAATGGGGTCTCTTCACCTGCATTTCCTTCCCATTCTATCACACTCATCCTCGAGACATTGCTCTTACGATCTTTCTTAGTCACTGAAGGGGCACTTCCTTCTAGTGAACAACTTGATCCTTGATCTTCAACATGGCTCGCAGTTTCCCATccactttcatcttcttcaatatcACAGTTGTTATCAATATATATGTCGGAACGTCTCTGAAAGCTATTCTTATTTATGGATTTGGCTTCAGGACTAACCGTGTGAATCTTTGAGGCGTGACTCACCGGAGAGTAAGCAATGCATGATTCAGCCTCCCTCTCGTTGGGTTCACCAGAATTTACATCTTCAAAAATGGCAAAAATATCGTCTGGATTGGATGGCTCATAGGAAAACCCCTTGAGGTCTTGAATGTTCACTGAAGCCGCGGCCTGTTGAAGAGATTGTGCCTCTCTGATCTCCTTAGCATCTGAGTTCATATTTACTGATTTAAGAAAGGTTTCCAAGTATGCTACAAGTTCATTCATCTGTGAATACTTCTCGTCAAGAGCAACTTTTGCGTCTATCAGTTTCATATGAACACGTTCTTCACGCCATACTTCAGCCATCTGTAACATCCTTCTCTCTTCATCCATTTCTTCCCTGAGATTCATAGACTCTCTCTTTAATTCTTCAACTTCAGCCTTGTCTTCTCCAATTTCCTTAGCAAGCTCGTCACATACCTCCTCAATCAATTCTCGGGCcttcctttctttctcataGTCCTGCATGCAGCGTTTTGCTAATAACTTAGCATCAGCCAACTCATTTACCAACCTGGAATTGACAATTTCAGCCCTTTGACGACTTTTCCTTTCTCGATTTAAATCTGTTTTAATGTCATCAATATACACACGGATTTTTTCATGCTCTTTGCTTCTCCAAGAGGCTCTTTCCTCACTGACTTTCTTTAAGAAATGCTCAAGTTTCTTTTTGGAGGAATGTCGTTCAGTCTCGAGCTCCTGAATCCGCACTCGAGCCTGCTCTAATTCTGCTTCAAGAGCAGAAACAGTGCTATCCTTTTGGTCTAGAAGTTCCATCTGGCTGTAGATATGTTGCCCTTCATTGGATGTTTTTAAACTAACAGGATCCCACTTTGTCATTCCCTCCATTGCAGCAGAGGAAAACTGGAAGGAAGGGTCGAGCTGCAGAAGAACAAAGAAGGTTTAAGATTAGcactttaatttaattgtttgttCTTTCACTCCTGAAAGTGTAAGTTAGACAATTTTGAACTCTTTTTGCTTTatggccaaaaaaaaaaaaaaatttccttcCCTGGCTGATAACTTTAAATGCTATTTTCACCATATCAGTTTACAAAGCAATATGAAAATGTTTTCCGTGCACTTTACCTTAGCATGGATCTAAGCAACACTAAATTTCGTTTCTCAGCTCCAAGAAATAACATTCATTAGATCTATCTACATTTGAAAGTTAAACTTGGGTGGCTATCATATAAGCCTCGAGAAAACACAGGTACCATTGCGCATGGCTTTGGCATCTTGTCAAAATTCCTTGGTTGTAGAACACAGCCACATGTTGCTATATTACAGTTTGATATGTATCTGCTAGGTATATATAGCCTAACTTAGCGAAATAGCTTCCTTTGGCAAAAAGAATACAACTATCAAAATTAGATACGTTCGAAGGTGATAATACTACTGGAAATCATATAACATCAGGACTGAAGAAGCTTGATAGaatataatgaaatattttataatatcttAATATTATGTTAAGAGTGTCTTAGTTTTTCTGGTATGATTAGTTTATCATCAGTTGTCCATAAGGTGTCAGCTCAATCGTAAGAGTTTGACCAACCTCAAGGAACAAAGTCAAATCCCCTCGGAGACAATTGTAAAAATTCTATCTGTATCACTTtaattgatattaaaaaaaatatattgtcatACAAGAAAGAGTACAATTTAAATTCAGTTTTCGATCTTTATCTTAATATGGCCTTCACTAAATAATCTCCAATTATCAGAGCCATTTATGATTGTGATGACTATAATTATGAAACAAACAGGAAACACAATACCTCACAAAAATGTCCATCCTTTGTCCTAGAAATGGAATGACGGGTTTGTGATGGATTCTTGATATCAGATCCATGCATAACGGCATTTTGATTACTAAGACATGGGTGGTCTGCATAGCCAATTCCGTTCTGCTGCATATAAGTCACGTCAGTTATATACTAAAAGTGGAAAGCTATTAAACTTATTGACCAAACAAACTGcgaagatttgaaaataatgatACATGACATTGtgcattgaatttttttgacatcAACATGAATGCATATATACCGAATAGACTTGTACAGTTCAGTTAAGGAATCTAGTAAATAAGGATTACAATTCATCAGGTTGCACAATTCGGTTAAGTTTAAGCATTGAAAGCATGTGTTCAGAATGCAAATACATTTACACTATAGATATGATTGACAGCATTTATACCATGAATTAAATAATCTCAAGTAACAAACAAACCGTAATTCATTTCGTCAATTACAACCTAAAACAATAAAGGTTTCTACAATATACCTAAGCCAATCATGAGCTAACCAACAACAAAACACTTTTTAGGCTTCAAATTCCTTTTCATTGAAGATAATGGATCACTATTACTCCAGCACCTATCTTTTTGTAAttgcttatttatttaatcattaaCAATCAATCATTTACTTCAAATGAACTTCTAACTTTTAAAGCAATAAACaacaaccaataaaaaaagggtATCCTGGAAAATGAAAGCTGAATAAAATTTCCCTCTGAAGACACAAAATAGATGATGAAAACTTGAAAAAGGATGGAATCACAAAGGTTAAACTCaaacttcaaaaacaatatGCATAAAACATACAAAAACCTTCAACAAAAGGGTcgttttggattgacttatttgagcttgcTTACTTGTGAAACTGTTTGTAAGAGTTTATTAAAACAACTCTTacaacttatatgaaaataattagaCTTCATTTTATCCTTTGTTACtgaaatagcttatacacaaacacttatatgataagcacttaaataagttttttttatccaaacatgaccTAAACAcctaaacaaaaaacaactaaaGACTAGAATAGAAATCACAAAACTGAATcaaaaactcaaatttcaaacaaaaatagcaaaaacaagcaacaaaaaacaaataatcttaaaaaaaaaaaaaaaaagttttaacttAGTTACCTGAAGTCTCAAACCACCACGAGTTCCACAATCACCACCCACCGCAACCTCCGGCAACTGCAACCGCCAAAGTCCAGCACCAAGCTTCCTCGCCGACACAGTCACCACCGGCTTCTTCTGCTGCTGCTGCTCACTTTTCCGACAAACCTCCACCGGATCACCACCACCGTCAACAACACTCCCCTCTCCATCTTCTGGGATTTTCCACTTCGACGAAGGAGTTTCCGGCCTACTCCGTCTCCCGGAAGACGTACCGCTTCTCCTCAAACGACTCCCCGGAGTCTTGAACTTCCGGCGAGAACTTCTCCGGTGTGGTCGAAGATCTGAATCGGGAGAGTTGTTGGAAGCAATGCTCGCCGTGAATGACGGAGTCTGTCGGTGAGATTCGCCGGAGATCTTCATCATCACCGGCGAGTATCagccatttaagaaaaatataataatcctACTAAGTACCAGTTATGAGCTCGGCTACGGTGAGATTGGTTTTCTCAGATTAGTCGGTATTTGAGTTGGATATAAAGTTTAAAGTAGTAGCTGTTAATGCTACAAATaatgtttgtgtgtgttgaGGTTTGTGAGGGAAAATGAGTCAGAAGAAAGATTGTTATTTGTATGTGATTGTGGAAGTTGAGTTGTGTGTGAGAAAATGAAGCACAGAGAGAGAGATTGAAGTGTGTTTGTGTACGGTCAACGAGTAATCTATTTTTACCTTAGATTTTCTATGATGTAGATGGAAAAATCTTTGAGCTATCGCTGATGACATATTTGGTTTGGCTGAGATAtataagtaatttatttaaatgttcatcggcagttaattgtcgaagttttagaaaattggctgcagttaactaccgagattTTCCTCGGCAATTAACTATTGAGgatttcttcggcagttaactgccgatgcgaACTGAACATAAACAGA
It encodes:
- the LOC11440498 gene encoding uncharacterized protein isoform X2, with protein sequence MMKISGESHRQTPSFTASIASNNSPDSDLRPHRRSSRRKFKTPGSRLRRSGTSSGRRSRPETPSSKWKIPEDGEGSVVDGGGDPVEVCRKSEQQQQKKPVVTVSARKLGAGLWRLQLPEVAVGGDCGTRGGLRLQNGIGYADHPCLSNQNAVMHGSDIKNPSQTRHSISRTKDGHFCELDPSFQFSSAAMEGMTKWDPVSLKTSNEGQHIYSQMELLDQKDSTVSALEAELEQARVRIQELETERHSSKKKLEHFLKKVSEERASWRSKEHEKIRVYIDDIKTDLNRERKSRQRAEIVNSRLVNELADAKLLAKRCMQDYEKERKARELIEEVCDELAKEIGEDKAEVEELKRESMNLREEMDEERRMLQMAEVWREERVHMKLIDAKVALDEKYSQMNELVAYLETFLKSVNMNSDAKEIREAQSLQQAAASVNIQDLKGFSYEPSNPDDIFAIFEDVNSGEPNEREAESCIAYSPVSHASKIHTVSPEAKSINKNSFQRRSDIYIDNNCDIEEDESGWETASHVEDQGSSCSLEGSAPSVTKKDRKSNVSRMSVIEWEGNAGEETPLTEISEVYSVPTKQSKRISSIARLWRSGPTNEDNYKIISMDGMNGRLSNGKVSNGGIMSPEWGVDKGGLSPQDILCQLSSPDSGSVHNRGMKGCIPRTGPKGSLKARLMEARIESNKVQLRHVLKQKI
- the LOC11440498 gene encoding uncharacterized protein isoform X1; the protein is MMKISGESHRQTPSFTASIASNNSPDSDLRPHRRSSRRKFKTPGSRLRRSGTSSGRRSRPETPSSKWKIPEDGEGSVVDGGGDPVEVCRKSEQQQQKKPVVTVSARKLGAGLWRLQLPEVAVGGDCGTRGGLRLQQNGIGYADHPCLSNQNAVMHGSDIKNPSQTRHSISRTKDGHFCELDPSFQFSSAAMEGMTKWDPVSLKTSNEGQHIYSQMELLDQKDSTVSALEAELEQARVRIQELETERHSSKKKLEHFLKKVSEERASWRSKEHEKIRVYIDDIKTDLNRERKSRQRAEIVNSRLVNELADAKLLAKRCMQDYEKERKARELIEEVCDELAKEIGEDKAEVEELKRESMNLREEMDEERRMLQMAEVWREERVHMKLIDAKVALDEKYSQMNELVAYLETFLKSVNMNSDAKEIREAQSLQQAAASVNIQDLKGFSYEPSNPDDIFAIFEDVNSGEPNEREAESCIAYSPVSHASKIHTVSPEAKSINKNSFQRRSDIYIDNNCDIEEDESGWETASHVEDQGSSCSLEGSAPSVTKKDRKSNVSRMSVIEWEGNAGEETPLTEISEVYSVPTKQSKRISSIARLWRSGPTNEDNYKIISMDGMNGRLSNGKVSNGGIMSPEWGVDKGGLSPQDILCQLSSPDSGSVHNRGMKGCIPRTGPKGSLKARLMEARIESNKVQLRHVLKQKI